In a genomic window of Streptomyces sp. SJL17-4:
- a CDS encoding TerD family protein, translating into MSVNMTKGQAISLEKQGGGSLSQVRMGLGWQAAPRRGLFGKRTQEIDLDASAVLFADKQPVDVVFFRHLVSDDGSVKHTGDNLVGGAGQGGDDEAILVDLQRVPVHIDQIVFTVNSFTGQTFQEVQNAFCRIVDEANGQELARYTLDGGGNYTAQIMAKVHRVGSGWQMTALGNPANGRTFQDLMPAILPHL; encoded by the coding sequence GTGTCGGTCAACATGACCAAGGGTCAGGCCATCAGCCTGGAGAAGCAGGGTGGGGGCAGCCTCAGCCAGGTGCGGATGGGCCTCGGCTGGCAGGCCGCGCCGCGCCGGGGTCTCTTCGGCAAGCGCACGCAGGAGATCGACCTGGACGCCTCGGCCGTCCTCTTCGCGGACAAGCAGCCGGTCGACGTGGTCTTCTTCCGTCACCTGGTCAGCGACGACGGCTCGGTCAAGCACACCGGTGACAACCTGGTCGGCGGCGCGGGCCAGGGCGGGGACGACGAGGCGATCCTCGTCGACCTCCAGCGGGTCCCGGTCCACATCGACCAGATCGTCTTCACGGTGAACTCCTTCACCGGCCAGACGTTCCAGGAGGTGCAGAACGCGTTCTGCCGCATCGTCGACGAGGCGAACGGCCAGGAGCTCGCGCGCTACACCCTCGACGGTGGCGGCAACTACACCGCGCAGATCATGGCGAAGGTGCACCGGGTCGGCTCCGGCTGGCAGATGACCGCCCTGGGCAACCCGGCCAACGGCCGCACGTTCCAGGACCTGATGCCCGCGATCCTGCCGCACCTGTAG
- a CDS encoding TerD family protein → MTAELVRGQNHPLPDTRLEIRVSAGHPVLAGATLGDEQGRVPGVEWIAHPGAPSLPGVDVPGQAAADQRLTVDLEAVPGAVHRVSVLLALPGPRAGGAARFGTVAAPFVAVAGPDGAEIATFTITGLDSESAVVALELYRRQGVWKVRAMGQGYEGGLAALLGDQGLERAADLAATILETVTPGPTAPVAAPAQHVPEAERVRRTAPVTATDPATTGPTNPPPTPPTPPSTPPSGTATDAPTPSTSGGPVNYAHPRRQAAPAPGPAPTPAPEPEREPRQGPPTPVAGDASGWSMDERLYNQVWGMFEDLARTAAAYRSACEFAENRLDRELDQTLSDYRARADGANDAARAAARARHDELVARAQEVLDRDLAQLVAESEVVEPALPVAFARWENPVWQAYRVPAEEPMAVRLGDLHLPERTDLRIPMLVRLPLERGLWVDSGRGHSEAAGLLDEVELRRLALDCAVAHAARLLAAHPAGAFTVHVVDPAGAGTAALAPLVETGVLAAPPARGAAGVSAVLEQLTERVDLLQMAVRAGAADALPPGLDAARQLLLVHDFPHGFDDRAVTRLRYLADEGPSVGVHLLMVADRADASAYGPLLDPLWRSLLRLTPVADDHLADPWVGHSWSYEPPLLPPGSGVLRQVLGQVAAARHGKRP, encoded by the coding sequence ATGACGGCCGAGCTGGTCCGGGGGCAGAACCACCCCCTGCCCGACACCCGACTGGAGATCCGGGTGTCGGCCGGTCACCCTGTCCTCGCCGGCGCCACCCTCGGCGACGAGCAGGGCAGGGTCCCCGGCGTGGAGTGGATCGCCCACCCCGGAGCGCCCTCGCTGCCCGGTGTCGACGTCCCCGGACAGGCCGCCGCCGACCAGCGCCTCACCGTCGACCTGGAGGCCGTCCCCGGCGCCGTCCACCGGGTCTCGGTGCTCCTCGCGCTGCCCGGGCCGCGGGCCGGCGGAGCCGCCCGCTTCGGGACGGTCGCCGCCCCCTTCGTCGCCGTCGCCGGCCCCGACGGCGCCGAGATCGCCACCTTCACGATCACCGGACTCGACAGCGAGTCCGCCGTCGTCGCCCTGGAGCTGTACCGCCGCCAGGGCGTCTGGAAGGTCCGTGCCATGGGGCAGGGGTACGAGGGCGGGCTCGCCGCCCTCCTCGGCGACCAGGGCCTGGAGCGCGCCGCCGACCTGGCGGCGACGATCCTGGAGACCGTCACGCCGGGGCCCACCGCCCCGGTCGCCGCTCCGGCCCAGCACGTCCCCGAGGCGGAGCGCGTACGCCGCACGGCACCGGTGACCGCCACGGACCCGGCCACGACCGGCCCGACGAACCCGCCGCCGACCCCGCCGACCCCGCCGTCGACCCCTCCGTCGGGTACCGCCACGGACGCGCCCACGCCGTCGACGAGCGGCGGGCCCGTCAACTACGCGCATCCTCGACGCCAGGCCGCCCCGGCACCCGGTCCCGCCCCCACCCCCGCACCCGAGCCCGAGCGCGAGCCCCGGCAGGGGCCGCCCACGCCGGTTGCCGGGGACGCGTCGGGCTGGTCCATGGACGAGCGCCTGTACAACCAGGTGTGGGGCATGTTCGAAGACCTGGCCCGCACCGCCGCCGCCTACCGCAGCGCCTGCGAGTTCGCCGAGAACCGGCTCGACCGGGAGCTCGACCAGACGCTCTCCGACTACCGTGCCCGCGCCGACGGCGCCAACGACGCGGCGCGGGCCGCCGCACGCGCCCGGCACGACGAGCTGGTGGCGCGGGCGCAGGAGGTCCTGGACCGGGACCTCGCCCAGCTCGTGGCCGAGTCCGAGGTCGTCGAGCCCGCCCTGCCCGTCGCCTTCGCCCGCTGGGAGAACCCCGTCTGGCAGGCCTACCGTGTCCCGGCCGAGGAGCCGATGGCCGTCCGTCTCGGCGACCTCCACCTCCCCGAGCGAACCGATCTGCGGATCCCCATGCTCGTCCGGCTTCCGCTGGAGCGGGGGCTCTGGGTGGACAGCGGCCGAGGGCACTCCGAGGCCGCCGGTCTCCTCGACGAGGTCGAACTGCGGCGGCTCGCCCTGGACTGCGCGGTCGCGCACGCGGCCCGGCTGCTCGCGGCGCACCCGGCGGGCGCGTTCACCGTCCATGTCGTCGACCCGGCCGGTGCGGGCACCGCCGCGCTCGCGCCACTCGTGGAGACGGGCGTCCTCGCGGCCCCGCCGGCCCGGGGCGCGGCAGGGGTCTCGGCGGTCCTGGAGCAGCTGACCGAGCGCGTCGACCTGCTGCAGATGGCGGTGCGGGCGGGAGCCGCCGACGCCCTGCCGCCCGGTCTGGACGCGGCCCGGCAACTGCTGCTCGTGCACGACTTCCCGCACGGCTTCGACGACCGGGCGGTCACGCGCCTCCGGTACCTCGCCGACGAGGGCCCGTCGGTCGGCGTCCATCTGCTGATGGTGGCGGACCGGGCGGACGCGTCCGCGTACGGGCCGCTCCTCGACCCGCTGTGGCGTTCGCTGCTCCGGCTCACCCCCGTCGCCGACGACCACCTCGCCGATCCCTGGGTCGGCCATTCCTGGTCGTACGAGCCTCCGCTGCTCCCGCCGGGCAGCGGGGTGCTCCGTCAGGTCCTGGGGCAGGTGGCGGCCGCTCGCCATGGAAAGCGGCCCTGA
- a CDS encoding TerC/Alx family metal homeostasis membrane protein: protein MTLWVVTILGLAALIGADFFIGRKPHDVSVKEAGIWTVVWIVLAGLFGLGLLFFGDSQASGEFFAGYITEKSLSVDNLFVFVLIMAKFAVPSHLQQRVLLVGVVIALVLRTIFIAAGAAIIASFSWVFYIFGAFLIYTAWKLIQEARADEDEDEWEENRLLKTVEKKFGVADRYHGTKLFIRNNGKRIMTPLMVVMLAIGTTDILFALDSIPAIFGLTQDPYIVFTANAFALMGLRQLYFLIGGLLKKLVHLSYGLSVILGFIGVKLVLHALHESGVHVPEISIPFSLAVIGGVLVITTITSLIASKRQAERDAAEGVTDADGVDDAKKDSVDA from the coding sequence ATGACTCTGTGGGTAGTGACCATTCTTGGTCTTGCTGCCCTGATCGGTGCCGACTTCTTCATCGGGCGCAAGCCCCATGACGTGTCGGTCAAGGAAGCCGGAATCTGGACGGTCGTCTGGATCGTGCTGGCCGGGCTCTTCGGCCTCGGCCTGCTGTTCTTCGGCGACAGTCAGGCGTCCGGCGAGTTCTTCGCCGGTTACATCACCGAGAAGTCGCTCAGCGTCGACAACCTCTTCGTCTTCGTCCTGATCATGGCGAAGTTCGCGGTCCCCTCCCACCTCCAGCAGCGTGTGCTGCTCGTGGGTGTGGTGATCGCCCTGGTGCTCCGCACGATCTTCATCGCCGCGGGCGCCGCGATCATCGCCAGCTTCTCCTGGGTCTTCTACATCTTCGGCGCGTTCCTGATCTACACCGCCTGGAAGCTCATCCAGGAGGCGCGCGCGGACGAGGACGAGGACGAGTGGGAGGAGAACCGTCTCCTCAAGACCGTCGAGAAGAAGTTCGGCGTCGCCGACCGGTACCACGGCACCAAGCTGTTCATCCGGAACAACGGCAAGCGGATCATGACCCCGCTGATGGTCGTCATGCTGGCCATCGGTACCACCGACATCCTCTTCGCCCTCGACTCCATCCCGGCGATCTTCGGCCTCACCCAGGACCCGTACATCGTCTTCACCGCCAACGCCTTCGCCCTCATGGGTCTGCGACAGCTGTACTTCCTGATCGGTGGTCTGCTCAAGAAGCTGGTCCACCTCAGCTACGGCCTGTCGGTGATCCTCGGCTTCATCGGCGTCAAGCTCGTGCTGCACGCCCTGCACGAGTCCGGGGTGCACGTCCCGGAGATCAGCATCCCGTTCTCGCTCGCCGTCATCGGCGGTGTCCTGGTCATCACGACGATCACCAGCCTGATCGCCTCGAAGAGGCAGGCGGAGCGGGACGCGGCCGAGGGCGTGACCGATGCCGACGGCGTCGACGATGCCAAGAAGGACAGCGTCGACGCCTGA
- a CDS encoding MFS transporter — protein sequence MGRLAAASLVGTAIEFFDFFVYGTAAALVLGPLFFPTFSPLAGTLAAFGTFAVGFVSRPLGSVLFGHVGDRYGRRPVLFASLLLTGCATVAVGCVPTYGTIGIAAPVLLLVLRFLQGLGLGGEWGGAVLLTAEHAPENRRALWASFPQIGPAIGFLLANGVMLALSAGLSDAEFRSWGWRVPFWAAGLLAAAGLLLRSSLAETPQFEKLSAAGQTAGAPLAEVARDHWRLVLLTAGALAVGYATFYTVSTWALAYGTERLGVSSTVMLTCVMAAVAIKGAATPFIAILADRWGRRPLCLAGCAASALWMFPMVALLHTARPFLMFLGFLGALLAFITMFAVVAAYLPELYEPRVRCTGAAVGYNLAGVLGGALTPIVATALSDGGSGPPWGVAAYLTVVALVSLGCFALLPETLPAKAGQRAEPEPASA from the coding sequence ATGGGCAGGCTCGCCGCCGCCTCGCTCGTCGGCACCGCCATCGAGTTCTTCGACTTCTTCGTCTACGGGACCGCCGCCGCGCTCGTCCTGGGGCCGCTCTTCTTCCCGACCTTCTCCCCGCTCGCCGGAACCCTGGCCGCCTTCGGCACCTTCGCCGTCGGCTTCGTGTCCCGGCCGCTCGGCTCGGTCCTCTTCGGCCATGTCGGCGACCGGTACGGACGGCGCCCGGTCCTCTTCGCCTCGCTGCTCCTGACCGGTTGCGCCACGGTCGCGGTCGGCTGCGTGCCCACATACGGGACCATCGGCATCGCCGCACCCGTGCTGCTGCTCGTGCTCCGCTTCCTCCAGGGCCTGGGCCTCGGCGGCGAGTGGGGCGGGGCCGTCCTGCTCACCGCCGAGCACGCCCCCGAGAACCGGCGGGCGCTCTGGGCGAGCTTCCCGCAGATCGGCCCGGCGATCGGCTTCCTCCTGGCGAACGGGGTGATGCTGGCGCTCTCGGCCGGCCTGAGCGACGCGGAGTTCCGCTCCTGGGGCTGGCGGGTGCCGTTCTGGGCGGCCGGCCTGCTCGCGGCGGCCGGTCTGCTGCTCCGCTCCTCGCTCGCGGAGACCCCGCAGTTCGAGAAGCTCTCCGCGGCGGGGCAGACCGCGGGCGCCCCGCTGGCCGAGGTCGCCCGTGACCACTGGCGGCTCGTGCTGCTGACCGCCGGGGCACTCGCCGTCGGGTACGCCACCTTCTACACGGTCTCCACCTGGGCCCTGGCCTACGGGACCGAGCGGCTCGGGGTGAGCAGCACGGTGATGCTGACCTGTGTCATGGCGGCGGTCGCGATCAAGGGTGCGGCCACGCCGTTCATCGCGATCCTCGCCGACCGCTGGGGCCGTCGGCCGCTGTGTCTGGCCGGGTGCGCGGCCTCCGCGCTGTGGATGTTCCCGATGGTGGCCCTGCTGCACACGGCGCGCCCGTTCCTGATGTTCCTGGGCTTCCTGGGCGCGCTGCTCGCCTTCATCACGATGTTCGCGGTGGTGGCCGCGTACCTCCCGGAGCTGTACGAGCCCCGCGTGCGCTGCACCGGCGCCGCCGTCGGCTACAACCTCGCCGGTGTCCTGGGCGGTGCCCTCACCCCGATCGTCGCGACCGCCCTCTCCGACGGCGGCTCGGGTCCGCCCTGGGGCGTCGCGGCCTATCTGACCGTGGTCGCCCTCGTCAGCCTCGGCTGTTTCGCGCTCCTCCCGGAGACGCTGCCGGCCAAGGCCGGGCAGCGGGCGGAGCCCGAGCCCGCCTCGGCGTGA
- a CDS encoding MBL fold metallo-hydrolase has translation MTYSGVVKVGGAADVHELTDLMISKVAVGPMDNNAYLLRCRATGEQLLIDAANDADTLLTLIGDDGIASVVTTHRHGDHWQALADVVAATGAVTYAGAYDAEGIPVATDVPVEDGDTIRVGRVELTARRLVGHTPGSIALIFDDPHGHPHVFTGDCLFPGGVGNTWKDPEAFASLIHDVETKLFAVLPDESWVYPGHGKDTTLGDERPSLTVWRERGW, from the coding sequence ATGACGTACAGCGGAGTGGTGAAGGTCGGCGGGGCGGCGGACGTGCACGAGCTGACGGACCTGATGATCTCGAAGGTCGCGGTCGGCCCGATGGACAACAACGCGTATCTGCTGCGCTGCCGGGCCACCGGCGAGCAGCTGCTGATCGACGCGGCCAACGACGCGGACACCCTCCTCACGCTGATCGGTGACGACGGCATCGCGTCCGTCGTCACCACCCACCGGCACGGGGACCACTGGCAGGCGCTCGCCGACGTCGTCGCCGCCACCGGCGCCGTGACGTACGCGGGCGCGTACGACGCGGAGGGCATCCCGGTCGCGACCGACGTACCCGTCGAGGACGGCGACACGATCCGGGTGGGGCGGGTCGAGCTGACCGCGCGCCGCCTGGTCGGGCACACCCCCGGCTCGATCGCCCTGATCTTCGACGATCCGCACGGCCACCCGCACGTCTTCACCGGCGACTGCCTCTTCCCCGGCGGGGTGGGCAACACCTGGAAGGACCCGGAGGCCTTCGCGAGCCTGATCCACGACGTGGAGACCAAGCTCTTCGCGGTCCTCCCGGACGAGTCCTGGGTCTACCCGGGCCACGGCAAGGACACCACGCTCGGTGACGAGCGGCCCTCGCTCACGGTGTGGCGCGAGCGCGGCTGGTAG
- a CDS encoding maleylpyruvate isomerase family mycothiol-dependent enzyme, with the protein MIDHESDLAHVRAATERLLTAAASLDNAAAAEPSRLPGWTRGHVLAHIARNADALVNVLQGLPMYPDAATRDADIERDSGRPLDVQLADLRETADRFQAVGAEPADWSRTVELRNGVLDSASRIPFRRWVEVDLHHVDLGIGYELEDLPEEFTHREIDFLADRFAGLETVPTTALWTDDGRVWQTGGTAGGVVVTGSPVEILGWLAGRRDGSALKTKGGPLPKLPAL; encoded by the coding sequence ATGATCGACCACGAAAGCGACCTTGCTCACGTCCGCGCGGCGACCGAACGGCTGCTGACGGCGGCCGCCTCCCTGGACAACGCGGCGGCCGCCGAGCCGTCACGGCTGCCCGGCTGGACCCGTGGCCATGTGCTCGCCCACATCGCCCGTAACGCCGATGCTCTGGTGAACGTCCTCCAGGGCCTCCCCATGTACCCCGACGCCGCCACCCGCGACGCCGACATCGAGCGCGACTCCGGCCGCCCGCTCGACGTCCAGCTCGCCGACCTGCGCGAGACCGCCGACCGCTTCCAGGCCGTCGGCGCCGAGCCCGCCGACTGGAGCCGGACGGTCGAGCTCCGCAACGGTGTCCTGGACAGCGCCTCCCGGATCCCCTTCCGCCGCTGGGTGGAGGTCGACCTGCACCACGTCGACCTGGGCATCGGCTACGAGCTGGAAGACCTGCCGGAGGAGTTCACGCACCGCGAGATCGACTTCCTCGCCGACCGCTTCGCGGGCCTGGAGACCGTGCCGACGACGGCCCTCTGGACCGACGACGGCCGGGTGTGGCAGACCGGCGGCACGGCGGGCGGCGTGGTCGTCACGGGCAGCCCCGTCGAGATCCTCGGCTGGCTCGCCGGACGCCGCGACGGCTCGGCCCTGAAGACCAAGGGCGGACCCCTGCCGAAGCTCCCGGCGCTGTAG